Proteins found in one Arthrobacter sp. U41 genomic segment:
- the aroB gene encoding 3-dehydroquinate synthase, with the protein MITESTVIKVTGQTPGENYDVVVGRGLLANLPGLLGERVKRVLVVHPRALRLTGDTVREELSTAGFTALTAEIPDAEEGKHIEVASFCWQVLGQNDFTRSDAIVAVGGGAVTDLAGFVAATWLRGVKVIHMPTSLLGMVDAAVGGKTGINTAEGKNLVGAFHPPAGVLADLDTLDTLPKNEMISGMAEVIKCGFIADPAILELIEKDPAAVSDPRSEAVRELIERAIAVKARVVSEDLKETGQREILNYGHTLGHAIELAERYSWRHGAAVSVGMMFAAELARSVGRLSDADADRHRSILESLGLPITYRRDRWQALLDGMRRDKKSRGDLLRFVVLDGVARPGILDVPDTSLLFAAYQEIAS; encoded by the coding sequence GTGATCACTGAATCAACAGTCATCAAGGTCACCGGGCAGACGCCCGGTGAGAACTACGATGTCGTTGTGGGCCGCGGCCTGCTGGCAAACCTGCCCGGGCTACTGGGGGAGCGGGTAAAACGGGTACTCGTCGTCCACCCCCGCGCGCTGCGCCTCACCGGCGACACCGTCAGGGAGGAACTTTCCACGGCAGGGTTCACGGCACTCACGGCCGAAATTCCCGACGCCGAGGAAGGCAAGCACATCGAGGTGGCCTCCTTCTGCTGGCAGGTGCTCGGCCAGAACGACTTCACCCGTTCGGACGCCATCGTCGCCGTCGGGGGCGGGGCCGTGACCGACCTTGCCGGATTCGTGGCCGCGACCTGGCTGCGCGGGGTCAAGGTCATCCACATGCCCACGAGCCTGCTCGGCATGGTGGACGCCGCCGTGGGGGGCAAGACCGGGATCAACACTGCCGAAGGCAAAAACCTCGTCGGGGCGTTCCACCCGCCCGCCGGTGTGCTCGCAGACCTGGACACCCTGGACACGCTGCCCAAGAACGAGATGATCTCCGGCATGGCCGAGGTCATCAAGTGCGGCTTCATCGCCGACCCGGCCATCCTGGAGCTGATCGAAAAGGACCCGGCCGCCGTCTCGGACCCCCGCTCGGAGGCCGTGCGGGAACTCATTGAACGCGCCATTGCGGTGAAGGCCAGGGTCGTGTCCGAAGACCTGAAGGAAACCGGCCAGCGCGAGATCCTCAACTACGGCCACACCCTGGGCCACGCAATCGAACTTGCCGAGCGCTACTCCTGGCGCCACGGCGCCGCCGTCTCCGTCGGGATGATGTTCGCCGCGGAACTGGCGCGCAGCGTCGGCCGGCTCAGTGACGCGGACGCCGACCGGCACCGCAGCATCCTGGAAAGCCTCGGGCTGCCCATTACCTACCGCCGCGACCGCTGGCAGGCACTGCTCGACGGCATGCGGCGGGACAAAAAGTCCCGGGGCGACCTGTTGCGCTTCGTGGTGCTCGACGGCGTGGCCCGCCCCGGAATCCTCGATGTCCCGGACACCTCGCTGCTGTTCGCCGCGTACCAGGAGATCGCCTCCTGA
- a CDS encoding PrsW family intramembrane metalloprotease, producing MTTNEPRPGRDHPGYSPGGQGPLPQQANPTWLGHVQPEFYRPAPANDRGRFRPAPLPALPAVRSRRRSAGVVGLALAGGFLAFISLFMVLPFLLGSTGISGFVIGFIASLVPLATVLLTVRFIDRWEPEPKALLLFAFVWGSVVSVAVTMLVQPYFSLVAGPASGLDYTTFAVTVQAPVVEEFAKSLGLLLLLLFARKHFDGPVDGVVFAFTIAAGFAFTENILYFGRAIAESGDPGTDLAVVFFLRGVMSPFAHAIFTGTTGLIMGLAARRWHNGLSVLAFGVGLVPAMLLHSGWNSMGPNFLAQYVLVQVPTFLLAVLVIVLLRVAERRLTRQRLKEYAAAGWFTGAEVDMLATGAGRRAALRWARSVGRGPQMRTLLHAATQLAFTRQRILSGRDVPAHQLDERHQLAEIAALRAAVVG from the coding sequence ATGACGACGAACGAGCCGCGGCCGGGGCGAGACCACCCGGGCTACTCCCCCGGCGGCCAGGGGCCGCTTCCCCAGCAGGCCAACCCGACGTGGCTGGGCCATGTCCAGCCCGAGTTCTACCGGCCGGCTCCGGCCAACGACCGCGGCCGGTTCCGGCCCGCACCCCTGCCGGCCCTTCCGGCGGTCCGGAGCCGCCGCCGTTCCGCCGGCGTTGTGGGGCTGGCGCTGGCCGGCGGTTTCCTCGCCTTCATCAGCCTGTTCATGGTCCTGCCCTTCCTGCTGGGCAGCACCGGCATCTCCGGGTTTGTTATCGGCTTTATCGCCTCGCTGGTTCCGCTGGCGACCGTGCTGCTGACGGTACGCTTCATTGACCGCTGGGAGCCCGAGCCCAAGGCGCTGCTGCTGTTCGCCTTTGTGTGGGGCTCCGTCGTGTCGGTTGCGGTGACGATGCTGGTTCAGCCGTACTTCTCGCTCGTGGCCGGGCCTGCCTCCGGCCTGGACTACACGACGTTTGCCGTGACGGTCCAGGCGCCGGTGGTCGAGGAATTCGCCAAGTCCCTGGGGCTGCTGTTGCTCCTGCTTTTCGCCCGGAAACATTTCGACGGGCCGGTGGACGGTGTGGTGTTCGCCTTCACAATCGCGGCCGGCTTCGCGTTCACCGAGAACATCCTCTACTTCGGCCGTGCCATCGCCGAATCCGGCGATCCCGGGACCGACCTCGCTGTGGTGTTCTTCCTCCGCGGGGTCATGTCACCGTTCGCCCACGCCATTTTCACCGGCACCACCGGGCTGATCATGGGCCTGGCCGCGCGCCGCTGGCACAACGGGCTGTCCGTGCTGGCGTTCGGCGTCGGACTGGTTCCCGCCATGCTGCTGCACAGCGGCTGGAACAGCATGGGCCCGAACTTCCTGGCCCAGTACGTGCTGGTACAGGTGCCGACTTTCCTGCTGGCGGTCCTGGTCATCGTGCTGCTGCGGGTCGCGGAGCGCCGGCTCACCCGCCAGCGGCTTAAGGAGTACGCGGCGGCCGGCTGGTTCACCGGGGCCGAGGTGGACATGCTGGCCACCGGTGCCGGCCGGCGTGCTGCCCTGCGCTGGGCCAGGTCCGTCGGCCGCGGCCCGCAGATGAGGACCCTGCTCCATGCCGCAACCCAGCTCGCCTTCACCCGGCAGCGGATCCTCAGCGGCCGGGACGTGCCGGCGCACCAGCTCGACGAGCGGCACCAGCTCGCCGAAATCGCCGCCCTCCGGGCCGCCGTCGTCGGCTGA
- a CDS encoding shikimate dehydrogenase, with the protein MTPRAAVLGHPISHSKSPALHRAAYAYLGVKLDYSAIDVTEDALPAFMDRIREDVRQGDSWRGLSVTMPLKAGMAREVDEVRGVARVLGVVNTVAFEPPAPGDSTGSTRLVGYNTDVAGIVNALRHAGAVSAPNGVILGGGGTSAAAIAALQELGAPEAVLFVRDVSRAAEARAAAAALGMPVRILPLGGAAAALARADVVISTLPPHAADPLAEELAERFAPGTGETSRESAPGLSGVLLDVAYDPWPSRIAAAWQEAGGTVVPGLEMLIYQAVEQVRHFTGLGEAVPAEVIDVMCDAVGAPRRVF; encoded by the coding sequence ATGACGCCCCGGGCCGCCGTGCTCGGGCATCCGATCAGCCATTCGAAGTCGCCCGCGCTGCACCGGGCCGCCTACGCCTACCTCGGTGTGAAGCTGGACTATTCGGCGATCGATGTGACCGAGGACGCGCTGCCGGCCTTTATGGACCGGATCCGGGAGGACGTGCGGCAGGGAGACAGCTGGCGCGGGCTGTCGGTCACCATGCCGCTGAAGGCCGGCATGGCCCGCGAGGTGGACGAGGTCCGCGGGGTTGCCCGCGTCCTTGGGGTCGTGAACACCGTCGCGTTTGAGCCGCCGGCGCCGGGGGACAGCACCGGCTCCACCCGTCTGGTCGGCTACAACACGGACGTCGCCGGAATCGTCAACGCGCTGCGCCACGCCGGCGCCGTTTCCGCCCCCAACGGCGTTATCCTGGGCGGAGGCGGCACCTCAGCCGCCGCCATCGCAGCGCTGCAGGAACTGGGCGCGCCGGAAGCAGTGCTGTTTGTCCGCGACGTTAGCCGCGCCGCGGAGGCACGGGCGGCCGCCGCCGCCCTCGGCATGCCTGTCCGGATCCTCCCGCTGGGCGGGGCGGCTGCCGCCCTCGCCCGCGCCGACGTCGTGATCTCCACGCTGCCGCCGCACGCCGCTGACCCGCTGGCCGAAGAACTTGCAGAGCGGTTCGCCCCGGGCACCGGGGAGACGTCCCGTGAGAGCGCGCCGGGCCTGTCCGGTGTTCTGCTGGACGTCGCCTACGACCCCTGGCCCAGCCGGATCGCCGCTGCCTGGCAGGAAGCCGGCGGCACCGTTGTCCCCGGACTCGAGATGCTCATCTACCAGGCCGTGGAACAGGTCCGCCACTTCACCGGCCTCGGTGAGGCCGTGCCGGCTGAAGTCATAGATGTGATGTGTGACGCAGTCGGGGCGCCCCGACGGGTGTTCTAA
- the efp gene encoding elongation factor P translates to MATTNDIKNGTVLKLEGQLWNIIEFQHVKPGKGGAFVRTKMRNVMSGKVVDKTFNAGLKIETATVDRRDYQYLYQDGADFVFMDTSDFDQLTVPGATVGDATNFMLENQMVNIAIHEGNPLYIELPPSVVLEITYTEPGLQGDRSSAGTKPATLETGYEIQVPLFVENNTKVKVDTRDGSYLGRVND, encoded by the coding sequence GTGGCAACCACTAACGACATCAAGAACGGAACCGTCCTCAAGCTTGAGGGCCAGCTCTGGAACATCATTGAGTTCCAGCACGTCAAGCCCGGCAAGGGCGGCGCGTTCGTGCGCACCAAGATGCGTAACGTGATGTCCGGCAAGGTCGTTGACAAGACCTTCAACGCCGGACTCAAGATCGAGACCGCCACGGTGGACCGCCGCGATTACCAGTACCTGTACCAGGACGGCGCGGACTTCGTGTTCATGGACACGTCCGACTTTGACCAGCTCACGGTTCCCGGCGCAACCGTCGGTGACGCCACCAACTTCATGCTTGAGAACCAGATGGTGAACATCGCCATCCACGAGGGCAACCCGCTCTACATCGAGCTGCCCCCGAGCGTCGTGCTCGAGATCACCTACACGGAGCCGGGCCTGCAGGGCGACCGCTCCTCGGCCGGCACCAAGCCCGCCACCCTCGAAACCGGCTACGAGATCCAGGTGCCCCTGTTCGTCGAGAACAACACCAAGGTCAAGGTCGACACCCGCGACGGCAGCTACCTTGGGCGGGTCAACGACTAG
- a CDS encoding aspartate carbamoyltransferase catalytic subunit, with protein sequence MKHLLSTEDLSLSNAIRILDTAEEMAAVGEREVKKLPTLRGRTVVNLFFEDSTRTRISFEAAAKRLSADVINFAAKGSSVSKGESLKDTAQTLSAMGADAVVIRHWASGAPHRLAATDWIDAAVINAGDGTHEHPTQALLDAFTMRRHWSKLAGTASAGADLTGMRVAIAGDVLHSRVARSNVWLLRTLGAEVTLVAPPTLLPIGVEKWPCSVSYNLDETLARGVDAVMMLRVQGERMNASFFPTTREYSRRWGFDDNRLRALDSLGFKDTIIMHPGPMNRGLEISSAAADSPRSTVLAQVRNGVSIRMAALYLLLSGDTREPAHQANSTHSTSAENNSANVTKESH encoded by the coding sequence GTGAAGCACCTGCTCTCCACGGAAGACCTGAGCCTGTCCAACGCCATCCGCATTCTCGACACCGCCGAGGAAATGGCGGCCGTTGGGGAGCGTGAGGTCAAGAAGCTTCCCACGCTGCGCGGCCGGACCGTGGTGAACCTGTTCTTCGAGGACTCCACCCGCACCCGCATCTCCTTCGAAGCCGCCGCCAAACGGCTCTCCGCCGACGTGATCAACTTCGCCGCGAAGGGCTCCTCCGTCTCCAAGGGCGAATCGCTCAAGGACACGGCGCAGACGCTCTCGGCGATGGGGGCCGACGCCGTCGTCATCCGGCACTGGGCCTCCGGCGCGCCGCACCGGCTCGCCGCCACGGACTGGATCGACGCCGCCGTCATCAACGCCGGCGACGGCACCCACGAACACCCCACCCAGGCGCTGCTGGACGCCTTCACGATGCGCCGGCACTGGTCGAAGCTGGCCGGCACAGCGTCCGCCGGTGCGGACCTCACCGGCATGCGGGTCGCGATCGCCGGGGACGTGCTGCACTCCCGGGTGGCCCGCTCCAACGTCTGGCTGCTACGCACCCTCGGCGCCGAAGTCACCCTGGTGGCCCCGCCCACGCTGCTGCCGATCGGGGTGGAAAAGTGGCCGTGCAGCGTCAGCTATAACCTCGACGAGACCCTTGCCCGGGGCGTGGACGCGGTGATGATGCTCCGCGTGCAGGGCGAACGGATGAACGCCTCCTTCTTCCCCACCACCCGCGAATACTCGCGCCGCTGGGGCTTTGACGACAACCGGCTCCGCGCCCTGGACAGCCTGGGCTTCAAGGACACCATCATCATGCACCCCGGGCCGATGAACCGCGGCCTGGAGATTTCCTCCGCCGCGGCGGACTCGCCCCGCTCCACGGTCCTGGCCCAGGTCCGCAACGGCGTGTCCATCCGGATGGCGGCCCTCTACCTGCTGCTCTCCGGGGACACCCGCGAACCGGCGCACCAAGCGAACTCCACTCATTCCACCTCCGCAGAGAACAACTCCGCCAACGTCACCAAGGAGAGCCACTGA
- the pyrR gene encoding bifunctional pyr operon transcriptional regulator/uracil phosphoribosyltransferase PyrR: MTSVPEAPVPAKVVLTRVVLNQADIDRALTRIAHEILESNKGSQDLVLLGIPRRGYPLAVRLAAKIAAADPTVDPAAIVGQLDVTMFRDDLSHQGLRPPYPTVLPRTGIDNKVVVLIDDVLYSGRTIRAALDAIIDLGRPRIVRLAVLIDRGHRELPIRADHVGKNLPTSSSEKVRVRLEETDSAGGGGIDGTPVNEVVIEATA; the protein is encoded by the coding sequence TTGACTTCTGTCCCAGAAGCACCGGTTCCGGCCAAGGTTGTACTCACCCGAGTGGTACTCAACCAGGCGGACATCGACCGTGCACTCACTCGTATCGCCCATGAGATTCTTGAGTCCAATAAGGGCTCCCAGGACCTGGTCCTGCTGGGCATCCCGCGGAGGGGCTACCCCCTCGCCGTGCGCCTTGCCGCCAAGATTGCCGCCGCCGATCCCACCGTGGACCCCGCCGCGATCGTGGGGCAGCTCGATGTGACCATGTTCCGCGACGACCTTTCCCACCAGGGCTTGCGCCCGCCGTACCCCACCGTCCTGCCGCGCACCGGCATCGACAACAAGGTGGTGGTGCTGATCGACGACGTCCTGTACTCCGGCCGGACCATCCGCGCCGCGCTCGACGCGATCATCGACCTCGGCCGGCCGCGCATCGTCCGCCTCGCGGTGCTGATCGACCGCGGCCACCGGGAGCTTCCCATCCGAGCGGACCACGTCGGCAAGAACCTCCCCACCTCCTCGTCCGAGAAGGTCCGGGTCCGGCTCGAGGAAACCGACTCCGCCGGCGGCGGGGGAATAGACGGCACCCCCGTCAACGAAGTGGTCATCGAGGCGACCGCGTGA
- the nusB gene encoding transcription antitermination factor NusB → MSARGKARNRALDVLFEAEQRSVSAFDVLKSRREQTDQIVNPYTLEIVEGVVSHQSAIDEFLETYSQGWTLERMPSVDRIILRIGTWELLYNDDVPDGVAVSEAVALAKTLSTDESPSFINGLLGRLQQLKPSLLA, encoded by the coding sequence GTGAGTGCACGCGGTAAGGCCCGTAACCGGGCCCTGGATGTTCTCTTCGAGGCGGAACAGCGTTCCGTGTCGGCGTTCGATGTGCTGAAGTCCCGCCGCGAGCAGACGGACCAGATCGTCAACCCGTACACCCTCGAAATCGTTGAGGGCGTTGTCTCGCACCAGAGCGCGATCGACGAATTCCTGGAAACCTACTCGCAGGGCTGGACCCTGGAGCGGATGCCCTCGGTGGACCGCATCATCCTGCGGATCGGCACCTGGGAACTGCTCTACAACGACGACGTTCCCGACGGCGTTGCCGTCAGCGAGGCCGTGGCGCTTGCCAAGACCCTCTCCACGGACGAGTCGCCGTCGTTCATCAACGGCCTGCTGGGCCGGCTGCAGCAGCTGAAGCCTTCGCTGCTCGCCTGA
- a CDS encoding dihydroorotase — MASQQQDAGTGAYLIRGAAILGGAPEDLLIRDGIIAERGKNLPADGATVIEAAGLVALPGMVDIHTHLREPGREDAETVETGTRAAALGGYTAVHAMANSTPVADTAGVVEQVLTLGRTAGWVDVRPVGAVTVGLAGEQLAELGAMADSRARVRVFSDDGICVHDPVLMRRALEYVKAFDGVVAQHAQEPRLTAGAQMNEGEVSAVLGLTGWPAVAEESIIARDVLLAQHVGSRLHVCHVSTAGSVEIIRWAKSRGVNVTAEVTPHHLWLTDELARSYDPVYKVNPPLRTDADVQALRAALADGTIDVVGTDHAPHPSEHKECEWAQAAMGMTGLETALSVVQHTMIETGLMGWADFARVTSAAPAAIGRLADQGRPLDAGEPANVTLVDPAARWTVDPSKMATMGRNSPFAGRELPGKVVATFFKGHPTVLDGKLNTPYRWLPENTEFSGTAAAGSN; from the coding sequence ATGGCATCACAGCAACAGGACGCAGGCACCGGCGCCTACCTGATCCGGGGCGCCGCCATTCTCGGCGGAGCACCTGAAGACCTCCTGATCCGGGACGGGATCATCGCCGAACGCGGCAAGAACCTCCCGGCCGACGGCGCGACCGTCATCGAGGCCGCCGGACTCGTGGCCCTGCCCGGCATGGTGGACATCCACACCCACCTGCGCGAACCCGGCCGCGAAGACGCCGAAACGGTCGAGACCGGCACCCGCGCCGCGGCCCTGGGCGGCTACACCGCCGTGCACGCGATGGCGAACAGCACGCCGGTGGCGGACACCGCCGGCGTCGTCGAACAGGTCCTCACCCTGGGCCGCACCGCCGGCTGGGTGGACGTCCGCCCGGTGGGCGCGGTCACCGTCGGCCTCGCGGGGGAGCAGCTCGCCGAACTCGGCGCCATGGCAGACTCCCGCGCCCGGGTCCGGGTCTTCTCCGACGACGGCATCTGCGTCCACGACCCCGTGCTGATGCGCCGCGCACTGGAATACGTCAAGGCGTTCGACGGCGTCGTGGCCCAGCACGCGCAGGAACCCCGGCTCACCGCCGGCGCGCAGATGAACGAGGGCGAGGTCTCCGCCGTCCTCGGACTCACCGGCTGGCCCGCCGTCGCCGAGGAAAGCATCATTGCCCGGGACGTGCTGCTCGCCCAGCACGTCGGCTCCCGGCTGCACGTCTGCCACGTCTCCACCGCCGGGTCCGTGGAGATCATCCGCTGGGCCAAGTCCCGCGGCGTGAACGTCACGGCCGAGGTCACCCCGCACCACCTCTGGCTCACGGACGAACTTGCCCGCAGCTACGACCCGGTCTACAAGGTCAACCCGCCGCTGCGCACCGACGCCGATGTCCAGGCCCTGCGCGCCGCACTGGCCGACGGCACGATCGACGTCGTGGGCACCGACCACGCCCCGCACCCGAGCGAGCACAAGGAATGCGAGTGGGCCCAGGCGGCCATGGGCATGACCGGGCTGGAAACCGCGCTGTCGGTGGTGCAGCACACCATGATCGAAACCGGGCTGATGGGCTGGGCGGACTTCGCCCGCGTCACCTCCGCCGCTCCGGCCGCGATCGGCCGGCTGGCCGACCAGGGCCGCCCGCTCGACGCCGGCGAGCCCGCCAACGTCACACTGGTGGACCCGGCTGCGCGCTGGACCGTGGACCCTTCTAAGATGGCAACCATGGGCCGTAACTCTCCGTTTGCCGGCCGGGAACTTCCCGGCAAGGTGGTGGCGACATTCTTCAAGGGCCACCCCACCGTCCTCGACGGCAAGCTCAACACCCCGTACCGGTGGCTCCCGGAGAACACAGAGTTTTCCGGCACCGCGGCGGCGGGCAGCAACTGA
- a CDS encoding shikimate kinase codes for MPAVPARRTARPIALIGPMAVGKSAIGHQLSQQLGAAFVDTDVVVVANHGSIAEIFASRGERAFRELEARAVARAIENAQGSNTVISLGGGAVLDSGTQQLLQHCTVVYLECDADTVAERIARNSGRPLLAGDAMERWKSLFATRRPVYERLADLVIDVRDGSVPDLAHRIENALRGYAAAGTAAATTPAATKEVEK; via the coding sequence ATGCCGGCAGTGCCGGCCAGGAGGACCGCCAGGCCGATCGCGTTGATCGGGCCGATGGCGGTGGGCAAATCAGCGATCGGACACCAGCTTTCGCAGCAGCTGGGAGCGGCGTTCGTGGACACCGATGTGGTGGTGGTCGCGAACCACGGGTCCATCGCGGAGATCTTCGCCAGCCGCGGTGAGCGAGCCTTCCGGGAGCTTGAAGCCCGTGCCGTCGCACGGGCCATCGAAAACGCGCAGGGCAGCAACACCGTCATCTCCCTGGGCGGTGGCGCCGTGCTGGACTCCGGCACCCAGCAACTGCTTCAGCACTGCACCGTGGTCTACCTTGAGTGCGACGCGGACACTGTGGCGGAACGTATTGCCAGGAATTCCGGCCGGCCCCTGCTGGCTGGCGATGCCATGGAACGATGGAAGTCGCTGTTCGCCACCCGCCGGCCGGTCTACGAACGGCTGGCCGACCTGGTAATCGACGTGCGCGACGGATCAGTTCCTGATCTGGCACACAGGATTGAAAATGCCCTGCGCGGTTATGCCGCCGCGGGAACCGCGGCGGCAACCACGCCAGCGGCGACAAAGGAAGTTGAAAAGTGA
- the aroC gene encoding chorismate synthase, with protein sequence MLRWLTAGESHGPALVGIIEGVPAGVELTSARIADSLARRRLGYGRGARMKFEQDVVTILGGVRHGLTQGGPVAIQVGNTEWPKWEQIMSADPVAPEILADQARNAPLTRPRPGHADFTGMQKYGFDEARPVLERASARETATRVALGTVASAFLKQLGIELVSHTVSIASTAVPEGRPLPVPDNVLALDADPLRCFDRETSDAMVAEVDIAHKEGETLGGVVEVLAYGLPPGLGSYVHWDRRLDSRLAAALMGIQAIKGVEVGDGFLTASRRGSAAHDEIVKDADGKIIRTSNRAGGIEGGMSIGDVLRVRAAMKPIATVPRALKTVDVSTGEAAKAHHQRSDVCAVPAAGVVAEAMVALVLAEAVTEKFGGDSVQETARNIKGYLDNIPASLDSIGQ encoded by the coding sequence ATGTTGCGTTGGTTGACCGCCGGAGAATCCCATGGCCCGGCACTGGTTGGAATTATCGAAGGCGTGCCCGCCGGTGTGGAACTCACCAGCGCCCGGATCGCCGATTCGCTGGCCCGCCGCCGGCTCGGCTACGGCCGCGGCGCGCGGATGAAGTTTGAACAGGACGTGGTCACGATCCTCGGCGGCGTCCGCCACGGCCTCACCCAGGGCGGCCCCGTGGCCATCCAGGTCGGAAACACGGAATGGCCCAAATGGGAGCAGATCATGTCTGCCGACCCTGTGGCCCCGGAGATCCTCGCTGACCAGGCACGCAATGCCCCGCTGACCCGCCCGCGGCCCGGCCACGCCGACTTCACCGGCATGCAGAAATACGGCTTCGACGAGGCGCGTCCCGTCCTGGAACGTGCCAGCGCCCGCGAAACGGCCACCCGCGTGGCGCTGGGCACCGTCGCCTCCGCCTTCCTCAAACAGCTCGGCATCGAGCTCGTTTCGCACACGGTGTCGATCGCCAGCACCGCGGTCCCGGAAGGCCGGCCGCTGCCGGTCCCGGACAATGTCCTGGCCCTCGACGCCGACCCGCTGCGCTGCTTCGACCGCGAAACCTCCGACGCCATGGTCGCCGAGGTCGACATCGCGCACAAGGAAGGCGAAACCCTCGGCGGTGTCGTCGAGGTCCTCGCCTACGGGCTCCCGCCGGGCCTGGGAAGCTACGTCCACTGGGACCGCCGCCTCGATTCACGGCTTGCGGCCGCCCTGATGGGCATCCAGGCCATCAAGGGCGTCGAAGTCGGCGACGGCTTCCTCACCGCCTCACGCCGCGGCTCCGCCGCCCACGACGAGATTGTCAAGGACGCCGACGGCAAGATCATCCGCACGTCCAACCGCGCCGGCGGCATCGAAGGCGGCATGAGCATCGGCGACGTGCTCCGTGTCCGCGCCGCGATGAAGCCGATCGCCACCGTGCCCCGCGCCCTCAAGACCGTCGACGTCAGCACCGGCGAGGCCGCCAAGGCCCATCACCAGCGTTCCGACGTCTGTGCGGTGCCCGCGGCCGGCGTCGTCGCCGAGGCCATGGTGGCCCTTGTCCTGGCCGAGGCCGTTACGGAAAAGTTCGGCGGCGACTCCGTGCAGGAGACCGCCCGCAACATCAAGGGTTATCTGGACAACATTCCGGCGTCCCTGGACTCGATCGGCCAGTAG
- a CDS encoding tetratricopeptide repeat protein, which produces MPFPTGGTSDWPDGGLAGIKINPDTLVPQIVNEDAVAAALAASTDPGDLIFVRLVEGHPAEAAELLAEARYNDPSSLRLRIFEADVLRVSHRLDRAVELFRHLLAETRGTPDEADIRQLLGRSYFTSGNIAAAVENFAKALDLRVAGSADAAQIYASTVALQRARDVLDLAS; this is translated from the coding sequence ATGCCATTCCCCACAGGCGGCACCAGCGACTGGCCGGACGGAGGGTTGGCCGGGATCAAGATCAACCCGGACACCCTGGTGCCGCAAATCGTCAACGAGGACGCCGTCGCCGCAGCGCTGGCAGCCTCGACCGACCCCGGTGACCTGATCTTCGTGCGCCTCGTCGAGGGGCACCCCGCCGAAGCCGCGGAACTGCTGGCCGAAGCCCGGTACAACGACCCCTCCTCGCTGCGCCTGCGCATCTTCGAAGCGGATGTACTGCGGGTCTCCCACCGGCTGGACCGGGCGGTCGAACTGTTCCGCCACCTGCTGGCGGAGACCCGCGGCACCCCGGACGAGGCCGACATCCGGCAGCTGCTCGGCCGCTCCTACTTCACCAGCGGCAACATTGCCGCCGCCGTCGAAAACTTTGCCAAGGCGCTGGACCTGCGCGTGGCCGGATCCGCCGACGCGGCCCAGATCTACGCTTCGACCGTGGCGCTGCAACGCGCCCGGGACGTGCTCGACCTCGCCTCCTGA